The DNA region AATAATACGACATCAACAACAGTAGCAGACCCAACCAATGTGGATTTATCGGGTTATACTGCAAATACATACAGTTTTACATTTGATATTGCCCCAATAGGAAGCTGTGACGATGCAAACGTTACTGTATCCGTTATTATTAACCCACTGCCCAATACCGGAACACCGTCAAACGTTTCATTTTGTGAAAATGATTTAACAGCCAATTCACCTTTAGATTTGTTTGATCAACTTTCAGGCGAAGATGCTGGAGGTAATTGGAGCGACGATAATACTTCGGGAGCCCTTTCGGGAAGCGATATTGATTTAACAGCTTTGGTTATAGGGAGCTATAATTTTACCTATACTATTACCGATACCAACGGATGCTCGAATAGTAGCACGGTAACAATTACCGTAAACGACGCTCCAGAATCCGGCACAGTAAATGCTCCGGCAGAATTCTGCCTTTCGGAAATTACAACGGGGCAAACTTATAATCTGTTCGATTTACTTACCGGTGAAGACCAATCAGGTTCGTGGACTGATGATGACGCCTCAGGTGCTTTAAACGGAAATGAAGTGGCTTTAGATAATCTTACTCAAGGCAATTACAATTTTACTTTTAATGTGGATGCTATTGGTAGTTGCGACGATGCAGACGTAACCGTAACCATTATTATAAATGATACTTTCGCTCCAACCGCCAATTCTCCACAAGAGTTTTGTGATAGCGCTACCGTGGCCGATTTAGTGGCTACTGGAGATAACATCCAATGGTACGATGCGGCCACTGGTGGTAACCTGTTAGCAAGTACAGACACCTTAGTAAATGGTGCTACTTATTATGCTTCGCAAACCGATCCAGCAAAAAATTGTGAATCGGCAACCCGAACAGCGGTAAACGTAAATATTTACACGTCTCCAAATGCCGGAAACCCCAATGGTACAGCGCTTATTGTTTGTAGCACAGATAATAATATCGATTTATTTGCTGGCTTAGATGGTTCGCAAGATGCTGGAGGTACTTGGAGTAATGACGATAACGTGGGCTCGTTGCTCGGTAGTATTTTTAATGCCACGGGATTATTCGCAGGAACCTATAGTTTTACTTATACCGTATCAGGCACATCTCCTTGTGCTGACGATAGCACGGTTATATCGGTAACAGTGGAAGAGCCTTTTAATGCTGGAACGGATGGCAACCCATTAGAGCTTTGTAGCAACAATGGCACTGTAAATTTATTTGATTATTTAAACGGAAATCCAGATACGGGAGGAACATGGTCGCCTGCCTTAACTAGTGGTACGGGTGTTTTTGATCCTTTAGTTGATGCTCCGGGTGCTTATACCTATGCATACACCAACGCTTGCGGAACGGCATCAAGTAGTATTGATGTTTCAGTTACCTTGGCACCAAATGCAGGAGCAGATGCATCCGCTGCGCTTTGTGTTATAGATGGACCAATCGATTTATTCACCTTATTAGGTTCTGGTGCCCAAAGCGGCGGAACTTGGTCGCCTGCCTTAGCTAGTGGTACGGGCGTTTTCGACCCTGCTGTCGATGCCCCGGGAGATTATACTTATACCGTAACGGCAGAATCACCTTGTTCGCCAGATGCCGAGGCTGAAGTAACGGTAACGGTTAATGATAGCCCAGCTATAATTGTTAACGATGCCAATCCGTCTTACTGTTTGGTTGATAACCCAACAGTAGCAGATTTGTCAATAGCTATTCGTCCAAGTGGAACAGTGAATTGGTACGAAGATGCAAGCTTAACTTTACCTTTAACAGGAACAGAAGGCTTGACTAATGGAGAGGATTATTATGCTACCCAAACAACAACTTCGGGTTGTGAATCGTCAGTGGCCGTGCAAGTTGTAGCTACGGTGAACGATGCCCCAACACCAACCTTGGAAAATGCTTCCGAAGACTATTGTATCAATGATAATCCAACCATTTTGGATTTAAGCAATAATATTTTGGAGTACGATTCAAATACCGATAATGTGGTATGGTACGATGTCGCAACAGGTGGCTCAACCCTTTCAGAAAGTGAAACACTTACAAACACGACTTATTATGCCGCATTGATAGATGCTTCAACGGGTTGTGAAAGTAGTACGCGTTTGGCCGTAACGCCAGATGTTACCGCTTGCGGAAAAGTTAATTTGCCAGACGGTTTCTCTCCAAATGGCGATGGTGTAAACGATACTTATGATGTTGACAACCTAGCATTACTTTATCCGAATTTCGAAATTGAAATCTTTAACCGAAACGGTAATGTGGTTTACAAAGGAAATGCCAATTCTCCAAGATTTGACGGAACATCCAACCAATCGAGAGTGGTTTCAAAAGGAAAACTTCCTGTAGGCGTGT from Tamlana crocina includes:
- a CDS encoding gliding motility-associated C-terminal domain-containing protein; this encodes MKTDLLLRNAFKHALLFLLLFGTSITLFAQCPTITDSNPPPICDASGFTFNDLSATYATDAGNGIVWYDEDTGGNPFSPSQLVYEGTYYIDNNSGNCPTPRNSITIDFQVSSPSSGVSLDKFYCSNENAVIQDYIDDALAPYIPTGVELYYDSGLTNLANTSDPLPVGVTKFYIVFIDGACKSQINVGNTILLASPEDPTPVSPQTFCSDTNPTIEDLNPGTTGSYSWYSSVDGSGDPVPPALSLTTPLVDGATYYVQVDEITCDSNAVPVSVEIDDPVNAGNSATLEYCNDNLPAPFNLFDELTGAPYTTGNWAGPVATSNGHLGTVDISSLTTAGTYMFTYTVLSNNACPDETSTVSIIIYETWSSGTASASNPASFCESGLPTDFDLFSLIENEDPNGQWTQGTSSSDPVVTSPIDLTSFTPATYNFTYTQNLAPSPCPEESTTVQVIVLADPNAGVAIDQTFCENELASNSPFNLFDALDGSQDNNGGTWTDSSNATVSNSLDLTTLTVSGSPYTFNYTIDNGTCSDTETISITIEPAPESGTANGPAEFCEGAAPASFDLYSLISGESGTGTWTDNTTSTTVADPTNVDLSGYTTNTYSFTFDIDPIGSCDDANVTVSVIINPLPNTGTPSNVTFCENDLAANSPLDLFAQLSGEDTAGSWSDDNTSGALSGSDVDLTVLGIGSYDFTYSITDANGCSDSSTVTVTVNDAPESGTANAPAEFCEGAASSSFDLYSLISGESGTGTWTNNTTSTTVADPTNVDLSGYTANTYSFTFDIAPIGSCDDANVTVSVIINPLPNTGTPSNVSFCENDLTANSPLDLFDQLSGEDAGGNWSDDNTSGALSGSDIDLTALVIGSYNFTYTITDTNGCSNSSTVTITVNDAPESGTVNAPAEFCLSEITTGQTYNLFDLLTGEDQSGSWTDDDASGALNGNEVALDNLTQGNYNFTFNVDAIGSCDDADVTVTIIINDTFAPTANSPQEFCDSATVADLVATGDNIQWYDAATGGNLLASTDTLVNGATYYASQTDPAKNCESATRTAVNVNIYTSPNAGNPNGTALIVCSTDNNIDLFAGLDGSQDAGGTWSNDDNVGSLLGSIFNATGLFAGTYSFTYTVSGTSPCADDSTVISVTVEEPFNAGTDGNPLELCSNNGTVNLFDYLNGNPDTGGTWSPALTSGTGVFDPLVDAPGAYTYAYTNACGTASSSIDVSVTLAPNAGADASAALCVIDGPIDLFTLLGSGAQSGGTWSPALASGTGVFDPAVDAPGDYTYTVTAESPCSPDAEAEVTVTVNDSPAIIVNDANPSYCLVDNPTVADLSIAIRPSGTVNWYEDASLTLPLTGTEGLTNGEDYYATQTTTSGCESSVAVQVVATVNDAPTPTLENASEDYCINDNPTILDLSNNILEYDSNTDNVVWYDVATGGSTLSESETLTNTTYYAALIDASTGCESSTRLAVTPDVTACGKVNLPDGFSPNGDGVNDTYDVDNLALLYPNFEIEIFNRNGNVVYKGNANSPRFDGTSNQSRVVSKGKLPVGVYFYIFKFNDGENQPEQGRLYLSR